One Chitinophaga parva DNA segment encodes these proteins:
- a CDS encoding bestrophin family protein: MLLRQNLSVPRIIQITWRIDLMMIVLCTAAYFTDRDLLPKHQIPAALPALLGTALAFFIAFNSNQGYNRWWEARIIWGALVNDSRSWARNLLHFSEPGSRPLALQMVKRHLAFLYALKAGLRKDDSTAYTAFLLVGEEEEVVRHTNVPNAILDIQARDLQRLSKGQQVDGFRFLALNNLLKDFCDSMGKSERINNTVFPTTYIYFTKLFIWILIVLITMAIGESAGPLAIFLGWMVGFVFHTTHINGMSLMNPFEEKPAGIPLNSITRTIEINLLQMMGETDIPAPEKPVNHDEYIL; the protein is encoded by the coding sequence ATGTTACTACGTCAGAACCTCAGCGTTCCCCGGATTATACAGATCACCTGGCGCATAGACCTCATGATGATCGTACTGTGTACCGCGGCTTATTTCACCGATAGAGACCTTTTACCCAAACACCAGATCCCCGCGGCCCTGCCGGCTTTACTGGGCACAGCGTTAGCGTTCTTCATCGCCTTTAACAGTAACCAGGGCTATAACCGGTGGTGGGAAGCCCGCATTATCTGGGGCGCCCTGGTGAATGACAGCCGGTCCTGGGCACGCAACCTGCTGCACTTCTCCGAACCAGGCAGCCGCCCGCTTGCATTGCAAATGGTGAAGCGCCACCTGGCATTCCTGTATGCACTGAAAGCCGGGCTGCGTAAAGATGACAGTACCGCTTATACGGCATTCCTGCTGGTGGGCGAGGAGGAAGAAGTGGTGCGCCATACCAATGTGCCCAATGCCATCCTGGACATACAGGCCCGCGACCTGCAGCGCCTCAGCAAGGGACAGCAGGTGGATGGCTTCCGTTTCCTGGCCCTCAATAACCTGCTGAAGGATTTTTGCGACAGCATGGGCAAGTCAGAGCGCATTAACAACACGGTATTCCCCACTACCTACATCTACTTCACCAAGCTGTTTATCTGGATCCTGATCGTTCTCATCACCATGGCCATTGGCGAGAGCGCCGGCCCCCTGGCTATTTTCCTGGGGTGGATGGTGGGTTTTGTATTTCATACCACGCATATCAACGGCATGAGCCTCATGAACCCGTTTGAGGAGAAGCCGGCAGGCATCCCGCTCAACAGCATTACCCGTACCATCGAGATCAACCTGCTGCAGATGATGGGAGAAACCGACATACCTGCGCCGGAGAAGCCGGTGAACCATGATGAGTATATCCTCTAG
- a CDS encoding efflux RND transporter permease subunit: MNTRNYFTHHRNPITLLLALIIIGGVYAYVHLQASLFPQVTFPKIKIIADAGLQPVDKMMITVTKPLENAIKQIPDLQNLRSTTSRGSCEISAFMAEGSDIDAALQRINSKLAEVKDQLPPGVQLTAAKMNPAILPVMGYTLESHNLSPIALKLLAMNTVRPYLSQVPGVAEVRISGGATKECWLQLMPEKMSSLGITPDMVANALAQTNFIASGGYLSDYKLQYLTVTDASVHNLGTLEQIVVRNDGKRVVLLRDIATVSVQEAINYTRINANGHDAVLVAIVSQPSANVVALSAAMEKQVKALKALLPQGVRVRPYYIQADFVNTSIRSVSDCLWIGLGLAMIVSFIFLRSLKASATILVTVPITLGLTMIILYAIGYTLNIMTLGAIAAAIGLIIDDAIVVVEQLHRTHEEHPDRPTADLLQEAIRYLFPAMLGSSLSTLVIFIPFVFMTGVAGAYFKVMTNAMIITLVCSFFVTWIGLPVVYALFNKRPKPMKAHGVNNRRWVSFFMDRPWIAIGFAALLVAAVIFIIPRLETGFLPEMDEGGIVLDYASPPGTSLAETDRMLREVEKIITSTPEVTAYSRRTGTQMGFFITEPNTGDYLIQLNPNRKRTTDEVINDIRIRIEGTQPALRVDFGQVIGDMLGDLMASVQPIEIKVFGSDAAQLKTLSQQIAAVMEKTPGTADAFDGVVIAGPSLSIVPDAARLAQFGLTPLALQNQVQQALEGSQVGTMLTQEQQVAIRMVMPNNRRQTVSTLQELPIFLPGGQLRPLNTLATVTVQPGAAEVQRENLQTMGVVTGRLDGTRSLGTVITALQANIAAAVHLPPGYHITYGGDFAQQQQSFRELLLILLTAGLLVFCVLLFLFRDFRIAALVLLIAALGVAGSCVALYVTGTPLNVGSYTGLIMIVGIIGENAIFTYWQYLETVHHSNPREAIIYAISTRLRPKLMTATGAIMALLPLALGIGAGAQLHQPLAIAVTGGLVLALPLLLVVLPTFLWLLNKRKDNTPALV, translated from the coding sequence ATGAACACCCGCAATTACTTTACGCACCATCGCAATCCCATCACCTTGCTGCTGGCGCTCATCATCATCGGTGGCGTGTATGCTTATGTGCACCTGCAGGCCAGTCTTTTTCCGCAGGTCACCTTTCCTAAGATCAAGATCATTGCAGATGCCGGCCTGCAGCCGGTGGACAAGATGATGATCACCGTGACCAAGCCGCTGGAAAATGCCATCAAACAAATACCAGACCTTCAGAACCTGCGCAGCACCACCAGCCGCGGGAGCTGTGAGATCTCCGCTTTCATGGCAGAGGGCAGCGATATTGACGCCGCCCTGCAGCGCATTAATTCCAAACTGGCAGAAGTAAAGGACCAACTCCCCCCCGGGGTGCAGCTGACCGCCGCCAAGATGAACCCTGCTATACTGCCTGTAATGGGCTACACGCTGGAAAGCCACAACCTTTCACCCATTGCGCTGAAACTGTTGGCCATGAACACCGTGCGCCCTTACCTCTCGCAGGTGCCCGGGGTGGCGGAAGTGCGCATCAGTGGCGGCGCTACCAAGGAATGCTGGCTGCAACTAATGCCGGAAAAAATGAGTAGCCTGGGCATCACGCCGGACATGGTGGCCAATGCGCTGGCCCAGACCAATTTCATTGCCTCCGGCGGCTACCTGTCTGACTACAAGCTGCAATACCTCACCGTTACAGATGCCAGTGTGCACAACCTGGGTACCCTGGAACAGATCGTAGTGCGCAATGACGGTAAACGCGTGGTACTGCTGCGCGATATTGCCACCGTAAGCGTGCAGGAAGCCATCAACTATACCCGTATCAATGCCAATGGGCACGATGCCGTGCTGGTAGCCATCGTTTCCCAGCCCAGCGCCAACGTGGTGGCCCTCTCCGCAGCCATGGAAAAACAGGTGAAGGCGCTGAAAGCCTTGCTGCCGCAAGGCGTGCGCGTAAGGCCCTATTACATACAGGCTGATTTTGTGAACACCTCCATCCGCAGCGTATCGGATTGTTTGTGGATAGGATTGGGGCTGGCCATGATCGTGTCCTTTATCTTCCTGCGCTCACTGAAGGCCAGTGCCACTATCCTGGTTACAGTGCCCATCACGCTGGGGCTTACCATGATCATCCTCTACGCCATCGGCTATACGCTGAACATTATGACCCTGGGCGCCATTGCAGCCGCCATAGGGCTTATTATAGACGATGCCATTGTAGTGGTGGAACAACTGCACCGCACGCATGAAGAGCACCCGGACCGCCCCACGGCAGACCTGCTGCAGGAGGCTATCCGCTACCTGTTCCCGGCCATGCTGGGCTCTTCCCTCAGCACCCTGGTGATCTTTATTCCCTTTGTATTCATGACTGGCGTGGCAGGGGCTTACTTCAAGGTGATGACCAATGCCATGATCATTACACTGGTGTGCTCATTCTTCGTTACCTGGATAGGCCTGCCGGTAGTATATGCTCTGTTCAACAAGCGGCCCAAACCCATGAAAGCACATGGGGTGAACAACCGGCGCTGGGTATCGTTCTTCATGGACCGGCCCTGGATCGCCATTGGCTTTGCAGCCCTGTTGGTAGCGGCGGTAATATTTATCATTCCCAGGCTGGAAACCGGCTTCCTGCCGGAGATGGATGAAGGGGGCATTGTACTGGACTACGCATCGCCCCCCGGCACATCGCTGGCGGAGACAGACCGCATGCTGCGCGAGGTAGAGAAGATCATTACCAGCACGCCGGAGGTAACCGCCTATTCCCGCCGCACCGGTACGCAGATGGGCTTCTTTATTACGGAGCCTAACACCGGCGATTATCTCATCCAGCTCAATCCCAACCGCAAGCGTACTACCGATGAAGTGATCAACGACATCCGCATCCGCATAGAAGGCACACAACCCGCGCTGCGCGTGGATTTTGGCCAGGTGATAGGAGACATGCTCGGCGACCTGATGGCCTCCGTGCAGCCCATTGAGATCAAGGTATTCGGCAGTGATGCCGCCCAACTGAAAACGCTCTCTCAACAGATCGCTGCCGTTATGGAAAAAACACCCGGCACAGCCGATGCCTTTGACGGCGTTGTGATAGCCGGGCCATCCCTGAGCATTGTACCGGATGCCGCCAGGCTGGCCCAGTTTGGCCTTACACCCCTGGCCCTGCAAAACCAGGTGCAGCAGGCCCTGGAAGGCAGCCAGGTAGGCACCATGCTCACCCAGGAGCAACAAGTGGCCATCCGCATGGTGATGCCCAATAACCGCCGCCAAACCGTGTCCACGCTGCAGGAGCTGCCCATTTTCCTGCCCGGCGGCCAGCTGCGCCCCCTAAACACCCTGGCTACGGTAACCGTGCAGCCGGGCGCCGCCGAGGTACAACGGGAAAACCTGCAAACCATGGGGGTGGTGACCGGCCGCCTGGATGGCACCCGCAGCCTGGGCACGGTGATCACGGCCCTGCAGGCAAATATTGCCGCAGCAGTGCATTTACCACCTGGCTACCATATCACTTACGGGGGCGATTTCGCCCAGCAGCAGCAGTCCTTCCGCGAGTTGCTCCTCATCCTGCTCACGGCCGGCCTCCTGGTGTTCTGCGTACTGCTGTTCCTGTTCCGCGATTTCCGCATTGCCGCGCTGGTGCTGCTCATTGCCGCGCTGGGCGTGGCAGGTAGTTGCGTAGCGCTTTACGTTACCGGTACGCCATTGAATGTTGGCAGCTATACCGGGCTGATTATGATCGTGGGTATCATCGGTGAAAATGCCATCTTCACTTACTGGCAGTACCTGGAAACCGTGCACCACAGCAATCCCCGGGAAGCGATCATTTATGCTATCAGCACCCGCCTGCGGCCCAAGCTGATGACCGCCACAGGGGCTATCATGGCCCTGCTGCCCCTGGCACTGGGTATAGGCGCGGGTGCGCAGCTGCACCAGCCCCTGGCCATTGCGGTTACCGGCGGCCTGGTGCTGGCACTGCCGCTTTTATTAGTGGTGCTACCCACTTTTCTCTGGTTGCTGAACAAGAGAAAGGACAATACACCGGCCCTTGTTTAA
- a CDS encoding efflux RND transporter periplasmic adaptor subunit, producing the protein MIKMYRHSLYLLLLASLCACQNNNAPAEEETTADPVTPVTVIQPTQETLSDSVSLNATATFLQQSYARANTAGYIQSIHLQPGQAVHAGQLLFTVRTRESRSIGNAVNLLDSSFKFSGVNGVKATTSGYITQLNHQEGDYVQEAEQVAVISDQSSFAFVLNVPFELRNAVTLQKRVSLLLPDSTRLPGVVSAIMPSADSLAQTQKVVIKVAANAALPENLVAQVRIQRTAHPQAITLPRTALLTDETQSEYWIMRMLDSNTAVKVPVQKGLESNGRVEITTPQLSLTDRILVSGNYGLADTAKVQVTKQ; encoded by the coding sequence ATGATAAAGATGTACCGCCACTCATTATACCTGTTGCTGCTGGCCAGTCTTTGCGCCTGTCAAAACAACAACGCACCCGCGGAAGAAGAAACCACCGCCGATCCTGTAACACCGGTCACCGTGATCCAGCCCACACAGGAAACGCTCAGCGATTCCGTGTCGCTCAATGCCACAGCCACTTTCCTGCAGCAAAGCTATGCCCGCGCCAATACAGCCGGCTATATCCAGTCCATCCACCTGCAACCCGGCCAGGCCGTGCATGCAGGCCAACTGCTCTTTACCGTGCGCACCCGCGAGTCGCGCAGCATTGGCAACGCGGTGAACCTGCTGGATTCCAGCTTTAAGTTTTCCGGTGTCAATGGCGTAAAAGCTACTACCAGCGGCTATATCACGCAGCTGAACCACCAGGAGGGCGACTACGTGCAGGAAGCAGAACAGGTAGCGGTGATCAGCGATCAAAGCAGCTTTGCCTTTGTGCTCAATGTGCCTTTTGAGCTGCGCAATGCCGTGACCCTGCAAAAGCGGGTAAGCCTGTTGCTGCCAGACAGTACACGCCTGCCCGGCGTGGTGAGCGCCATTATGCCCAGTGCGGATTCATTGGCACAAACCCAGAAAGTAGTGATCAAAGTGGCGGCCAACGCAGCCTTGCCGGAAAACCTGGTAGCCCAGGTACGCATACAACGCACCGCGCATCCGCAGGCCATCACGCTGCCCCGCACTGCGCTGCTCACCGATGAGACCCAAAGTGAATACTGGATCATGCGCATGCTGGATAGCAACACGGCCGTGAAAGTGCCGGTACAAAAAGGTTTGGAAAGCAATGGCAGGGTAGAGATCACCACACCACAGCTTTCACTCACAGACCGCATCCTGGTGAGCGGCAACTATGGACTGGCAGACACCGCCAAGGTGCAGGTAACAAAACAATAA
- a CDS encoding TolC family protein, which yields MKTLYHLLLLVLLQLPSLAQTRTLNDYLQQATTNSPLLNDLQQQQASNRIDSLRLRAGYGLLVDGSSNNLYAPNIHGWGYDEVITNGALVNAVVTVRKNFTGKQNLNTQLRAITLQNQALDNNAVRTIQDLQRTITTQYITTYGDLEQLHFTEETARLLRQEASLLKRMTDSNIYRQTDYLAFLVTVQQQELSLQQQELQYRNDFATLNYLCGMVDTAAADLAPPQLEVAALPDAAHSAFFRQYQIDSLSLRNRHALVDYAYKPKLSAFVDGGYNSSLQLTPYKHFGSSVGLTVSVPIYDGHQRRMQHEQLDIAEKTRLGYQDFFTRQYNQQLAQLHQQLAGTQALLANINHQVKYAEGLVNINLKLLATGDARIPDLVIALDNYLTARNLLTQNTVSRLQLIAQINYWNK from the coding sequence GTGAAAACGTTATACCACTTACTCCTGCTTGTACTCCTGCAACTGCCTTCGCTGGCCCAGACCCGCACGCTCAACGATTACCTGCAACAAGCCACTACCAATAGCCCCCTGCTCAATGACCTGCAGCAACAGCAGGCATCTAACCGCATAGACAGCCTGCGGCTCCGCGCCGGGTATGGCCTCCTGGTAGACGGTTCCAGTAACAACCTGTATGCACCTAACATCCATGGCTGGGGCTATGATGAGGTGATCACCAACGGGGCGCTGGTAAACGCCGTGGTAACCGTGCGCAAGAACTTTACGGGTAAGCAAAACCTCAACACCCAGCTGCGCGCCATTACCCTGCAAAACCAGGCGCTGGACAACAACGCCGTGCGCACCATCCAGGACCTGCAACGCACCATTACCACCCAGTACATCACCACTTACGGCGACCTGGAACAACTGCACTTCACCGAAGAAACCGCCCGCCTGCTGCGCCAGGAGGCCTCCCTGCTGAAGCGCATGACAGATAGTAATATATACCGGCAAACGGATTACCTGGCCTTCCTCGTGACCGTGCAGCAGCAGGAACTGTCACTGCAGCAACAGGAGCTGCAATACCGCAACGATTTTGCCACCCTTAATTATTTATGTGGTATGGTAGACACGGCTGCGGCAGACCTGGCACCGCCCCAGCTGGAAGTAGCGGCCCTGCCGGATGCAGCACATTCCGCATTCTTCCGCCAGTACCAGATAGACAGCCTGAGCCTGCGCAACCGGCATGCCCTGGTAGATTATGCTTATAAGCCTAAATTATCCGCCTTCGTGGACGGAGGTTACAACTCTTCTTTACAACTTACCCCTTACAAACATTTTGGTTCCAGTGTAGGCCTCACCGTGAGTGTGCCCATCTACGACGGCCACCAGCGCCGCATGCAGCATGAGCAGCTGGACATTGCCGAGAAAACAAGACTGGGCTACCAGGATTTTTTTACCCGGCAGTACAACCAGCAACTGGCCCAGCTGCACCAGCAACTGGCCGGCACACAAGCCCTGCTGGCCAATATTAACCACCAGGTGAAGTATGCGGAAGGGCTGGTGAACATTAACCTGAAACTCTTAGCCACCGGCGATGCCCGCATCCCGGACCTGGTGATAGCCCTTGATAATTACCTCACCGCACGCAACCTGCTTACCCAGAACACTGTGAGCCGCCTGCAACTTATTGCTCAGATCAATTACTGGAACAAATGA
- a CDS encoding cold-shock protein gives MTTKYQGTVKFFNDAKGFGFIKHDESNKETFVHANGLIHEIQQDDRVEFELQEGRKGMNAVNVRRID, from the coding sequence ATGACAACAAAGTATCAAGGAACCGTAAAGTTCTTTAACGATGCAAAAGGCTTTGGCTTTATCAAGCATGACGAGTCTAACAAAGAAACCTTCGTACACGCGAATGGTCTGATCCACGAAATCCAGCAGGATGACCGCGTGGAGTTTGAACTGCAGGAAGGCCGTAAAGGCATGAACGCAGTGAACGTTCGCCGCATCGACTAA
- a CDS encoding 23S rRNA (pseudouridine(1915)-N(3))-methyltransferase RlmH, which yields MKIQLWSIGKENDAYIRDGIAVFQKRLQHYTDFELRLIPTVKQAASLPLPELKKAEGKMILDMLGPQDYLVALDERGKTFTTLQLADFLQQRINAATRQVVILIGGAYGIDAPVLQRAQLQLSLSSLTFPHQLVRLIMTEQLYRAYTVLQNEKYHHQ from the coding sequence TTGAAAATTCAACTCTGGAGCATAGGGAAAGAGAACGATGCTTACATCCGGGATGGTATTGCAGTATTCCAGAAAAGGCTGCAACATTATACGGACTTTGAGCTGCGCCTCATCCCTACCGTGAAGCAGGCCGCTTCCCTCCCACTGCCGGAGCTGAAAAAGGCCGAAGGGAAAATGATCCTGGACATGCTGGGCCCACAAGATTACCTGGTGGCATTGGATGAGCGGGGCAAAACCTTTACCACGCTGCAACTGGCCGATTTCCTGCAGCAGCGCATCAATGCGGCCACCCGCCAGGTGGTGATCCTCATAGGCGGGGCCTATGGCATAGATGCACCGGTATTGCAGCGCGCCCAATTGCAATTATCATTATCTTCCCTCACGTTTCCACACCAGCTGGTACGGCTCATCATGACGGAACAACTGTACCGGGCTTATACGGTATTACAAAACGAAAAGTATCATCATCAATAA
- a CDS encoding rhomboid family intramembrane serine protease: MSATLIIIVLTCVISLIAFYQEGLMEDLAMYPYEVRTRHQYYRFLTNGFVHANWMHLFFNMYSFYWVGQAVESIFAQINSWHYMFPLYYGLGIVIPSIPYFFRHRFDPNRLAVGASGAVSACIFSIVLIEPWSPIWIFFLKMPLILYGVVFLAISAYMANRDSGTGGGIAHGVHFWGAVYGFVFPIILEPSLLSRFIAQLLGPIFR, encoded by the coding sequence ATGTCTGCGACGCTGATTATTATTGTCCTTACCTGTGTGATCTCCCTCATTGCTTTTTACCAGGAAGGTTTGATGGAAGACCTGGCCATGTATCCTTATGAAGTGCGTACCCGGCACCAGTACTACCGTTTCCTGACCAATGGTTTTGTGCATGCCAACTGGATGCACCTGTTCTTCAACATGTATTCTTTTTACTGGGTAGGGCAGGCCGTGGAAAGTATCTTTGCGCAGATCAACTCCTGGCACTATATGTTCCCGCTGTATTATGGCCTGGGCATCGTGATACCGAGCATTCCCTATTTTTTCCGCCACCGTTTTGATCCCAACCGCCTGGCAGTGGGTGCTTCCGGCGCGGTATCTGCCTGCATCTTCAGCATTGTGCTGATAGAGCCCTGGTCTCCCATCTGGATCTTCTTTCTTAAAATGCCGCTTATCCTGTATGGCGTTGTGTTCCTGGCTATCAGTGCCTACATGGCCAACCGCGATTCCGGTACCGGCGGCGGCATTGCACACGGGGTGCATTTCTGGGGCGCGGTGTATGGGTTTGTATTTCCCATTATCCTGGAGCCCAGCCTTCTTTCCCGCTTCATTGCGCAGCTGCTGGGGCCTATTTTCAGATAG
- a CDS encoding glycoside hydrolase family 15 protein, with amino-acid sequence MARHTYKTGIIGNCAFIAHIGMNTNVEWLCWPRMDSSFVFGGLLDPQKGGEFSILPDGEFTSHQYYLDNTNILVTEITAQDGNSYRVTDFAPRFFQYDRYFKPLMMIRKVEPLQQTARVRVRCNPVCEYGSMPQQKFRGSSHIEFDGCTERMRLTTNIPISYIMEDQFFVLNEVKYMVLTYGNPLEAALVSTADRFFRETERYWRTWIKHSSIANYFQPYVIRSALALKIHQFEDTGAIIAASTTSLPEFPGSGRNWDYRYCWLRDTYYVITSLNHIGHFEEMEKYFNYITDISFSEDFRYQPLYGITGTKELVETILPHLSGYQGNQPVRIGNQAYEHIQNDIYGQVLISMLPLYTDHRFIFSERKDSARWVAYLLDKIERTIDEKDAGIWEFRNFANVHCYSNLFQWAGCSAAEKMARTIGDINLENRARGLKERAAANIESCYDPLRKVYTNAAGGTALDASTLQLINMQYLDPNSERARDHLAALEKELKTPNGLFYRYLHSDDFGKPKTTFLVCAFWYVEALACVGRLEDAQREFGNLLKFSNHLLLFSEDVDEEDGSQWGNFPQAYSHVGLMNAAYRIAMKLDVPIFL; translated from the coding sequence ATGGCCAGACATACGTATAAAACCGGCATTATAGGCAACTGCGCTTTCATTGCGCACATAGGCATGAACACTAACGTAGAGTGGCTCTGCTGGCCGCGGATGGACAGTTCCTTCGTATTTGGCGGCCTGCTGGACCCGCAGAAAGGCGGTGAGTTCTCTATTTTGCCGGACGGTGAATTTACTTCCCATCAATATTACCTGGACAATACCAACATCCTCGTTACCGAGATCACGGCACAGGATGGCAACAGCTACCGGGTAACCGACTTTGCCCCGCGCTTCTTCCAGTATGACCGCTACTTTAAGCCCCTGATGATGATCCGCAAGGTGGAGCCCCTGCAGCAAACCGCCCGCGTGCGGGTGCGCTGTAATCCCGTGTGCGAGTATGGAAGCATGCCCCAGCAAAAATTCCGTGGCAGCAGCCACATTGAATTTGACGGGTGCACGGAGCGCATGCGCCTCACCACCAATATTCCTATCAGCTACATTATGGAAGACCAGTTCTTTGTGCTGAATGAGGTTAAGTACATGGTGCTCACTTATGGCAATCCCCTGGAAGCCGCGCTGGTAAGCACTGCGGACCGTTTTTTCCGCGAAACGGAACGATACTGGCGCACGTGGATCAAACATTCTTCCATTGCCAACTATTTCCAGCCGTATGTGATCCGTTCGGCCCTAGCCCTGAAGATCCACCAGTTTGAAGATACCGGGGCCATCATAGCAGCCAGCACCACCAGCCTGCCGGAATTCCCGGGTAGTGGGCGCAACTGGGACTACCGCTACTGCTGGTTGCGCGATACGTATTATGTGATCACTTCCCTGAATCACATCGGGCATTTTGAAGAGATGGAGAAATACTTCAACTACATCACCGATATTTCCTTCTCGGAAGACTTCCGCTACCAGCCCCTGTACGGCATTACCGGTACCAAGGAACTGGTGGAGACCATCCTGCCCCACCTCTCCGGCTACCAGGGCAACCAGCCGGTACGCATTGGCAACCAGGCCTACGAACATATACAAAATGATATTTACGGGCAGGTGCTTATTTCCATGCTGCCCTTGTATACAGACCACCGTTTTATTTTCTCGGAGCGCAAGGACAGCGCCCGCTGGGTAGCTTACCTGCTGGATAAAATAGAACGCACTATTGATGAAAAAGATGCCGGTATCTGGGAGTTCCGCAACTTTGCCAACGTACACTGTTACAGTAACCTGTTCCAGTGGGCAGGTTGCTCCGCCGCGGAGAAAATGGCCCGCACCATCGGTGACATTAACCTGGAAAACCGTGCCCGTGGCCTGAAAGAGCGGGCTGCTGCTAATATAGAAAGCTGCTACGACCCGCTGCGCAAAGTGTACACCAACGCAGCCGGCGGCACAGCCCTGGATGCCAGTACCCTGCAGCTCATTAACATGCAGTACCTGGACCCCAACAGTGAACGTGCGCGGGACCACCTGGCAGCATTGGAGAAGGAACTGAAAACGCCCAACGGCCTCTTTTACCGCTACCTGCACAGCGATGATTTTGGCAAGCCCAAAACCACTTTCCTGGTGTGCGCTTTCTGGTACGTGGAAGCCCTGGCCTGCGTGGGCCGCCTGGAAGACGCACAGCGCGAGTTCGGTAACCTGCTGAAATTCTCCAACCACCTGCTGCTCTTCAGCGAAGACGTGGATGAAGAAGATGGCAGCCAGTGGGGCAATTTCCCGCAGGCATACAGCCACGTGGGTTTGATGAATGCCGCGTACCGCATCGCCATGAAGCTGGATGTGCCGATCTTCCTGTAA